From a region of the Mytilus galloprovincialis chromosome 3, xbMytGall1.hap1.1, whole genome shotgun sequence genome:
- the LOC143068204 gene encoding uncharacterized protein LOC143068204 — translation MGCRSISMLFLIIVLCLSFVACFPLSEKDRNWQNPLSGNTQDIMDIKNFGRQILDGNYVLQQSKNMGNTDIKREQTAEIKQKNIENLTENIQDSYKEESNSSHPLTRHKRYSMSFQSVHSKLTPYLDPSFDPFYNAHVMPCSYQLRHYCLNNGVCAVVRALDIITCRCPVQYTGKRCEMIDTDYLLALFGIQ, via the exons ATGGGATGCCGATCCATTTCAATGCTATTTCTAATTATAGTGCTGTGTTTATCATTTGTTGCGTGTTTCCCTTTATCTGAAAAAGACCGAAACTGGCAAAATCCACTCAGTGGGAATACACAAGACATTATGGATATAAAGAACTTTGGACGGCAAATTTTGGATGGTAATTACGTTTTGCAACAAAGCAAAAATATGGGTAATACTGATATAAAAAGAGAACAAACTGcagaaataaaacagaaaaatattgaGAATTTGACAGAAAATATTCAGGATTCTTATAAAGAAGAATCTAATAGTTCGCATCCTTTAACACGACATAAACGTTATTCTATGAGTTTTCAATCAGTGCATAGCAAATTGACGCCTTATTTAGATCCGAGTTTTGATCCATTTTACAATGCTCATGTAATGCCATGTAGTTACCAGCTTCGACACTATTGTCTCAATAACGGAGTCTGTGCCGTGGTTCGGGCTCTAGATATAATAACATGCAG ATGTCCAGTTCAGTACACGGGTAAAAGATGTGAAATGATAGATACTGATTATCTATTAGCCCTGTTTGGG ATTCAGTAA